The Coraliomargarita sinensis genome has a segment encoding these proteins:
- a CDS encoding BMC domain-containing protein → MAKEAIGMIECKGFVALMEASDAALKAADVTMTGWEKIGSGLVTAFFTGNVAAVKAAVEAGADAGGQVGEVVAVQVIPRPHDDLGKLGSWIG, encoded by the coding sequence ATGGCAAAAGAAGCAATAGGAATGATCGAATGTAAGGGCTTTGTCGCCCTTATGGAAGCGAGCGACGCCGCTCTGAAAGCAGCCGATGTCACCATGACCGGCTGGGAAAAGATCGGCAGTGGTCTCGTGACCGCATTCTTCACAGGTAACGTTGCCGCGGTCAAAGCCGCGGTCGAAGCCGGTGCGGATGCCGGGGGACAGGTCGGCGAAGTGGTCGCGGTCCAGGTGATCCCGCGCCCGCACGATGACCTCGGTAAATTGGGAAGCTGGATTGGCTAG
- a CDS encoding BMC domain-containing protein: protein MAKQAIGILETKGLIALVQGTDAMLKAANVELTGPMKGVGSALVSAVVTGDVAAVNAAIEAGAETAGRYGEVVSAHVIARPHDDTDIVVPGAKAKRSTASK, encoded by the coding sequence ATGGCAAAACAAGCAATCGGAATACTAGAAACCAAGGGCCTTATCGCTCTCGTCCAAGGCACGGACGCAATGCTCAAAGCAGCTAACGTCGAACTGACCGGCCCGATGAAGGGTGTTGGCAGCGCGCTCGTGAGCGCAGTCGTTACCGGAGACGTCGCGGCAGTGAATGCAGCGATCGAAGCCGGAGCCGAAACCGCAGGCCGCTACGGTGAAGTCGTCAGCGCCCATGTCATTGCACGCCCGCACGACGATACCGATATCGTGGTTCCCGGTGCGAAGGCAAAGCGCTCAACCGCATCCAAGTAA
- a CDS encoding aldehyde dehydrogenase, whose product MSQLSEAAIRDVVTEVLSSLQTQSVSAYVAPSAPKSVAIQASGARHGVFEDASSAARAARGGFEQLKKQGFAGRAKVIEIVKTMCADHADRWGKIEFEETKIGRLDHKIAKLHGIKNVLGTEFLTPFGMSGDAGITMEECAPWGVIGSITPVTHSVPTLAGNVVNMVAAGNAVVFNPHPGGAACAAIAIHEFNEAIKAATGIENLICTVEKPSLDSFNELCASEDVDLLCITGGPAVVDAAMKTGKRAICAGPGNPPVVVDDCHALDFDKVAKDIILGGGFDNNLLCIGEKQIVAVGDSYKKTLDALKRNGAVLLNKTQLEAIKKEVFDFKDGDGGCSHAVLNREYVGADPVKLAAIAGLKIDPKVEMLIAETEADDVFVDEEQMMPLLPIVRAGCFNDAIRIAKESEHGYKHSAMVHTMNVANMTKMGQAMDTTLFVKNGPCVAGLGMGGEGYISFSIATTTGEGITTPKTFTRFRRCALVDQLNIIG is encoded by the coding sequence ATGAGTCAATTAAGTGAAGCCGCCATCCGCGATGTCGTCACCGAGGTATTGTCGTCACTGCAAACCCAATCGGTTTCAGCTTATGTCGCCCCTTCCGCGCCGAAATCGGTAGCGATCCAGGCCAGCGGGGCCAGGCACGGTGTATTCGAAGACGCCTCCAGTGCTGCCCGGGCGGCGCGCGGCGGTTTCGAGCAATTGAAGAAGCAGGGCTTTGCCGGTCGTGCCAAGGTGATCGAGATCGTGAAAACGATGTGTGCGGACCACGCCGACCGCTGGGGTAAAATCGAGTTTGAGGAAACCAAGATCGGTCGCCTCGACCACAAGATCGCCAAGCTGCACGGCATCAAGAACGTGCTCGGCACGGAGTTTCTTACGCCTTTCGGCATGAGCGGCGACGCGGGGATCACCATGGAAGAGTGTGCCCCCTGGGGTGTGATCGGCAGTATCACACCGGTGACCCACTCGGTACCGACGCTGGCCGGTAATGTCGTCAATATGGTGGCGGCCGGAAATGCAGTCGTCTTCAATCCGCACCCGGGTGGTGCCGCCTGTGCGGCCATCGCCATCCATGAATTCAACGAAGCGATCAAGGCGGCCACAGGGATTGAAAACCTGATCTGCACCGTGGAAAAACCTTCGCTGGATTCCTTTAACGAGCTCTGCGCCTCGGAGGATGTGGATCTACTTTGTATCACCGGCGGTCCGGCCGTGGTGGACGCGGCCATGAAGACTGGCAAGCGCGCGATTTGCGCCGGTCCGGGCAATCCACCGGTCGTGGTCGACGATTGTCATGCGCTCGACTTCGACAAGGTGGCCAAGGACATCATCCTGGGCGGTGGCTTTGACAACAATCTGCTCTGCATCGGCGAAAAACAAATTGTCGCCGTCGGCGACAGCTACAAAAAGACACTGGATGCGCTCAAGCGGAACGGAGCGGTGCTTCTCAACAAAACACAGCTCGAGGCGATCAAAAAAGAGGTCTTCGACTTTAAGGACGGTGACGGCGGTTGCTCGCACGCCGTGCTCAACCGCGAATACGTCGGTGCCGACCCCGTCAAGCTCGCCGCCATCGCCGGGCTGAAGATCGATCCCAAAGTGGAAATGCTCATTGCGGAAACCGAGGCGGACGATGTCTTCGTCGACGAGGAGCAGATGATGCCGCTTCTGCCAATTGTACGTGCCGGTTGTTTCAACGATGCCATCCGCATCGCCAAGGAGTCCGAACACGGCTACAAGCACTCCGCCATGGTGCATACCATGAACGTCGCCAACATGACAAAGATGGGGCAGGCCATGGATACCACGCTCTTTGTCAAGAACGGCCCCTGCGTGGCCGGTCTCGGAATGGGCGGCGAAGGCTACATTAGTTTCTCGATCGCAACGACCACCGGGGAAGGCATCACCACCCCGAAGACCTTTACCCGTTTCCGCCGCTGCGCCCTCGTGGACCAGCTCAACATCATCGGTTAA
- a CDS encoding class II aldolase/adducin family protein: protein MSKLYTAKDLEKMIEQGQCLSTIPENAKLTPMARDIMRKHRGKPAAPSLVVSGDKPKIHTPVLPDAEYNWKPGGDPQTAAELEKFFYSPEIHALKERICHIGKRIWSKGYVDGNGGNITVRVGDNLVLCTPTLISKGFMTPDDICMVDLDGNQVAGTRPRTSEVNTHLGIMKNEPKAKSCVHAHPVYATAFAVAGVTPPSCLIPEPEVFLGEIGFASYQTPGTPENAKEVGQLAKKHQSILMQNHGVICWGKDVEDAYWKMENTDAFCHTVTVTTQIGGPKQYGPDKLKELILLRKKLGMPDHRLDELKECELCDAGDYTVHTQPQPAACSCGTNSAPAAGDVDEALVQKITDMIMEKLA from the coding sequence ATGAGCAAATTATATACCGCCAAAGACCTCGAGAAGATGATCGAGCAGGGCCAGTGCCTGAGCACGATTCCTGAGAATGCCAAGCTGACGCCGATGGCACGCGACATCATGCGCAAGCACCGGGGCAAGCCGGCTGCACCGTCTCTGGTTGTCTCCGGGGACAAGCCGAAGATTCACACCCCGGTCCTGCCGGATGCGGAATACAACTGGAAACCCGGCGGCGACCCACAGACTGCTGCCGAGTTGGAGAAGTTTTTCTACTCCCCGGAAATTCACGCCCTGAAGGAGCGCATCTGCCACATCGGTAAGCGCATCTGGAGCAAGGGCTACGTCGACGGCAACGGTGGGAACATTACGGTTCGGGTGGGGGACAACCTCGTTCTCTGCACGCCGACGCTGATTTCGAAGGGCTTCATGACGCCGGACGACATCTGCATGGTCGACCTCGATGGCAATCAGGTCGCCGGCACCCGTCCGCGTACGTCGGAGGTCAATACGCACCTCGGCATCATGAAAAACGAGCCCAAGGCCAAGTCCTGTGTGCACGCGCACCCGGTCTACGCCACCGCCTTCGCCGTGGCCGGAGTGACCCCGCCGTCCTGCCTTATTCCCGAGCCGGAAGTCTTTCTCGGCGAGATTGGTTTTGCCAGCTACCAGACGCCCGGGACCCCCGAGAACGCCAAGGAAGTCGGCCAACTGGCGAAGAAGCACCAGTCCATCCTTATGCAAAACCACGGTGTCATCTGCTGGGGCAAGGACGTCGAGGACGCCTACTGGAAAATGGAAAACACCGACGCCTTCTGTCATACGGTGACCGTGACCACGCAGATCGGCGGACCGAAGCAATACGGCCCCGACAAGCTCAAGGAATTGATTTTACTCCGCAAGAAGCTCGGCATGCCCGACCATCGTCTCGACGAACTCAAGGAATGCGAGCTCTGCGACGCGGGCGATTACACCGTGCATACCCAGCCGCAACCGGCAGCCTGCAGTTGCGGAACGAACAGCGCGCCCGCAGCCGGTGATGTCGACGAGGCCCTTGTCCAGAAGATCACCGACATGATTATGGAGAAACTCGCGTAG
- a CDS encoding EutN/CcmL family microcompartment protein, whose product MKPGRVIGTVTLSQGAPQFRGARWLLVSPMGKDELSGKNAGLSQASTPVVYDKIGAGVGDEILYVEGAEATQPFPEPIPLDAINVAILDHYAYAPPASS is encoded by the coding sequence ATGAAACCCGGACGCGTCATTGGCACAGTCACCCTCAGTCAGGGAGCCCCGCAGTTCCGCGGAGCCCGCTGGCTCTTGGTCAGTCCGATGGGGAAGGACGAGCTCAGCGGTAAAAACGCCGGACTCAGCCAGGCCTCCACGCCGGTCGTCTATGACAAGATCGGTGCTGGAGTCGGCGATGAGATCCTTTACGTGGAAGGCGCCGAAGCCACCCAGCCTTTTCCCGAGCCGATTCCTCTCGACGCTATCAACGTCGCGATACTCGACCACTACGCTTATGCGCCGCCGGCGTCCTCCTAA
- a CDS encoding SCO family protein, with amino-acid sequence MLRFLVFFLFVQNALLAAFVIEGRVDSVDPEARTFAVQVLKSASTEVATGEKQSFRVSRGDLEIGYVGRRIRANANFYNKAWHLEQVFPLDGEGANEVRLVNRILHRETEAMGRGKYLREGDRIPNFGMIDQHGAFVQIEDLRGHPFVLNFIFTRCQAAKMCPASSSKMEKLQEAARGAGLDDLHFVTISFDPAFDSPGTLRSYGKGYGVEFDNFHLLTMNQEVVDDLLRQFAIMTIEEDGTINHTMATLLVDATGKVAYREEGPSWKVAGFLEAAKKL; translated from the coding sequence GTGTTACGTTTTCTCGTATTTTTTCTTTTCGTACAGAACGCGCTGCTAGCCGCGTTTGTCATCGAGGGCAGGGTCGATTCGGTGGATCCCGAGGCCAGGACCTTTGCAGTACAGGTTTTGAAGTCGGCGAGCACGGAGGTGGCGACCGGTGAAAAGCAGAGCTTTCGCGTCAGTCGCGGTGATCTCGAGATCGGCTATGTCGGACGGCGGATCCGCGCGAACGCAAACTTCTACAACAAGGCCTGGCATTTGGAGCAGGTCTTTCCATTGGACGGCGAAGGGGCGAATGAGGTTCGGCTGGTCAACCGCATCCTGCACCGTGAGACCGAAGCGATGGGGCGGGGAAAGTATCTACGGGAAGGCGACCGCATACCGAACTTTGGCATGATCGATCAGCACGGCGCATTCGTTCAGATCGAGGATCTGCGTGGACATCCCTTTGTGCTGAATTTTATTTTTACCCGCTGCCAGGCGGCCAAGATGTGCCCGGCGTCCAGCTCCAAGATGGAGAAACTCCAGGAGGCGGCACGGGGCGCGGGCCTGGACGATTTGCACTTTGTGACGATTAGTTTCGATCCGGCGTTTGATTCTCCGGGAACGCTTCGCAGCTACGGGAAGGGCTATGGAGTGGAGTTCGATAATTTCCATCTGCTCACGATGAACCAAGAGGTGGTCGACGATCTGCTCCGTCAGTTTGCCATCATGACAATCGAGGAGGACGGCACCATCAACCATACCATGGCGACCCTGCTGGTCGATGCGACGGGTAAGGTTGCCTACCGCGAAGAAGGTCCTTCGTGGAAAGTAGCCGGATTCCTTGAAGCGGCGAAGAAACTCTGA
- a CDS encoding EutN/CcmL family microcompartment protein, with translation MYLGKVIGSVVSTKKDDSMRGRKLLLLRPMLIDPEDPSRFKPGGNTIVAVDTLGAGEGELVMFAQGSSARQADGLKTMPVDAAIVGLVDTVSVQGKKTYEAKNG, from the coding sequence ATGTATTTGGGTAAAGTCATAGGATCCGTCGTCTCAACCAAGAAGGACGACAGCATGCGGGGTCGAAAGCTCCTCCTGCTTCGTCCGATGTTGATCGACCCCGAGGACCCTTCGCGCTTCAAGCCCGGCGGTAACACCATCGTTGCCGTCGACACGCTCGGAGCCGGGGAGGGTGAACTCGTGATGTTTGCCCAAGGCAGTTCCGCCCGTCAGGCCGACGGACTCAAGACCATGCCGGTCGACGCGGCCATTGTCGGACTCGTTGATACCGTCAGCGTGCAGGGCAAGAAAACCTACGAAGCGAAGAATGGTTAA
- a CDS encoding acetate/propionate family kinase, with the protein MKILVANLGSTSFKYRLFDMGDTEATLLAKGGFERVSEYTACIGEMLATLKADGHLASGDDLDAVGFKTVLGKDLSGCVEADDRVLAALDGFKEVAPAHNPAYAEGIRCFKEKLPAVTRVALFETAFFQWVDPAATVYAIPQSWRELGIRRYGFHGASHKFIAERSAELVGNDAVFERARGLYVDGPSDYSGDPLRVISCHLGGSSSVVGIRNGVAIGSSMGFSPQSGLPQNNRVGDLDSMAIPYVNKMLGLSMEEAERQLNKESGLLGLSGVSNDARDVREAAAEGNKDAQLAVDVLIDSIRHWAGSFYFKMGGAEVISFTAGIGENDANLRAKVCAGLEDLGVVIDPAANDATVRGKEGIISAPESKIKVCVIPANEELVIAREVYRFKQSH; encoded by the coding sequence ATGAAAATTCTCGTCGCCAACCTCGGATCCACCTCCTTCAAGTATCGTCTTTTTGATATGGGCGATACCGAGGCCACGCTATTGGCCAAAGGCGGTTTTGAGCGCGTTTCCGAATATACCGCCTGTATCGGGGAAATGCTGGCAACTCTGAAGGCTGACGGGCATCTCGCCTCCGGGGACGACCTGGACGCGGTCGGTTTTAAGACCGTGCTGGGGAAGGACCTGAGCGGCTGTGTCGAAGCCGACGATCGGGTACTCGCGGCACTGGACGGATTCAAGGAAGTGGCCCCGGCGCACAACCCGGCCTACGCGGAAGGGATTCGCTGTTTCAAAGAAAAGCTGCCCGCGGTCACGCGGGTCGCCCTGTTCGAAACCGCGTTCTTTCAATGGGTCGATCCGGCGGCAACGGTTTATGCCATTCCGCAGTCCTGGCGGGAGCTCGGCATCCGGCGCTACGGCTTCCACGGGGCCAGCCACAAGTTCATCGCCGAGCGTTCGGCGGAACTTGTGGGTAACGATGCCGTGTTCGAACGTGCCCGCGGTCTCTATGTCGATGGGCCGAGCGACTATTCCGGCGATCCGCTCCGCGTGATCTCCTGCCACCTCGGTGGCAGCAGCTCGGTGGTCGGTATCAGAAACGGCGTCGCCATCGGTTCCAGCATGGGCTTCAGTCCGCAGAGCGGCCTTCCGCAGAACAACCGGGTGGGGGATCTCGATTCCATGGCGATCCCTTATGTCAACAAGATGCTCGGCTTGTCGATGGAGGAGGCGGAACGCCAGCTCAACAAGGAGAGCGGACTGCTCGGCTTGTCCGGTGTCAGCAATGATGCCCGCGACGTTCGCGAAGCTGCGGCCGAAGGCAACAAGGACGCCCAATTGGCGGTCGATGTGTTGATCGACAGTATCCGCCACTGGGCCGGTTCCTTTTACTTCAAGATGGGTGGTGCGGAAGTCATTTCCTTCACCGCCGGCATCGGCGAAAACGATGCCAATCTACGGGCCAAAGTTTGCGCCGGTCTGGAGGACCTTGGTGTCGTCATCGATCCCGCCGCCAACGATGCGACAGTCCGGGGGAAGGAAGGCATCATCAGCGCCCCCGAATCCAAAATCAAAGTCTGCGTGATCCCGGCCAACGAGGAGTTGGTCATCGCTCGCGAAGTTTACCGTTTTAAACAATCTCACTAA
- the hemL gene encoding glutamate-1-semialdehyde 2,1-aminomutase — MANFQPATNTHPPSKDLFERAQQLMPGGVNSPVRAFRSVGGAPFFTKSAKGAHLTTADDRELIDFVCTWGPAIHGHNDPDIREAVAAALENGTSFGTPNPYEVEMAELIVELVPSVEKVRMCNSGTEATMSAIRLARGYTGRSKIIKFAGCYHGHVDSLLVKAGSGALTLGNPDSAGIPAGFAAETIVLDYNDVDGLEKAFAEHGEDIAAIIVEPYPANCGLILPDEGYLESLRTLCTGNGTVLIFDEVMTGFRVALGGVQERVGITPDLTAMGKIIGGGLPVGALGGKTEIMDHLAPLGPVYQAGTLSGNPLAMAAGIASLKKLKATNPYATLEKLGAQIRDALLDAAKAKGIALQIPQVGSMFSLFFNEAPVRDFNDATGSTTDHFSKLFHYALDHGVYLPPSAYETCFLCSAHDGEAIEQAAEVLAAGIKKL, encoded by the coding sequence ATGGCCAACTTTCAACCAGCAACCAACACCCATCCACCTTCGAAAGATCTCTTCGAACGCGCCCAGCAACTCATGCCCGGCGGGGTGAACTCTCCGGTCCGTGCCTTTCGTTCCGTCGGCGGTGCGCCATTCTTTACCAAATCGGCAAAGGGCGCGCACCTGACGACGGCCGACGACCGGGAACTGATCGATTTCGTCTGCACCTGGGGGCCGGCCATCCACGGACATAACGATCCGGATATCCGTGAGGCCGTGGCCGCAGCCCTGGAAAATGGAACCAGCTTTGGCACGCCCAACCCTTACGAGGTCGAGATGGCGGAACTCATCGTCGAATTGGTCCCTTCGGTTGAGAAGGTCCGCATGTGTAACTCCGGCACGGAGGCTACCATGTCGGCCATCCGTCTGGCCCGTGGCTACACCGGTCGCAGCAAGATCATCAAGTTTGCCGGCTGCTATCACGGCCACGTCGATTCACTCTTGGTCAAGGCCGGTTCCGGCGCCCTCACCCTTGGTAATCCGGACAGCGCGGGCATCCCTGCGGGCTTCGCCGCCGAAACCATTGTGCTCGATTACAACGATGTGGACGGGCTGGAGAAAGCCTTTGCCGAACACGGTGAGGACATTGCCGCCATCATTGTCGAACCCTACCCGGCCAATTGCGGGCTCATCCTTCCGGACGAAGGGTATCTCGAATCTCTGCGGACACTCTGCACCGGCAACGGTACCGTGCTCATCTTCGACGAGGTCATGACCGGCTTCCGCGTCGCTCTGGGCGGGGTTCAGGAGCGGGTCGGCATCACGCCCGACCTCACCGCCATGGGCAAGATTATCGGCGGCGGACTGCCGGTCGGTGCGCTCGGCGGAAAGACCGAAATCATGGACCACCTGGCCCCGCTCGGTCCCGTTTATCAAGCCGGCACGCTCAGCGGCAACCCGCTGGCCATGGCGGCGGGAATCGCTTCACTGAAAAAGCTCAAGGCGACCAATCCCTACGCAACACTGGAAAAGCTGGGCGCACAGATCCGCGATGCTCTCCTCGATGCCGCCAAGGCAAAAGGAATCGCACTGCAGATCCCCCAAGTTGGCTCCATGTTTTCCCTCTTCTTCAACGAAGCCCCTGTTCGTGACTTCAACGACGCCACTGGTAGCACCACCGATCATTTCAGTAAGCTCTTCCACTACGCGCTCGATCACGGAGTGTATCTGCCGCCTTCGGCTTACGAAACCTGCTTCCTCTGCTCCGCGCACGACGGCGAGGCCATCGAGCAGGCGGCCGAAGTGCTGGCTGCGGGAATCAAAAAACTGTAG
- a CDS encoding EutN/CcmL family microcompartment protein, whose amino-acid sequence MLHARIDGWATATIAHPSLKGQKIVFCTPVDENGKDAGMPIAAVDPIGAGRHAKVFITTDGSWTQNTVHDETSPIRNQVIGILDES is encoded by the coding sequence ATGCTGCACGCCCGCATAGACGGCTGGGCTACAGCCACCATCGCTCACCCGAGCCTCAAGGGACAGAAGATCGTCTTTTGCACGCCGGTGGATGAAAATGGCAAAGACGCGGGTATGCCTATCGCAGCGGTCGATCCCATCGGGGCGGGCCGGCATGCCAAAGTCTTTATCACCACGGACGGGTCCTGGACCCAGAATACCGTTCACGACGAAACCTCACCGATCCGCAACCAGGTGATCGGCATCCTCGACGAATCATGA
- a CDS encoding BMC domain-containing protein produces the protein MSESIGLIETKGLTGSIEASDAMAKAASVSLVKQVSIGGGFLTVLVKGDVGSVKAAVEAGAEAANNVGELVASHVIARPHDDLLKFFEA, from the coding sequence ATGAGTGAATCCATTGGATTAATCGAAACGAAGGGTCTCACCGGTTCCATTGAAGCCAGTGATGCCATGGCCAAGGCAGCGTCTGTCAGCCTGGTCAAGCAAGTCTCCATCGGCGGCGGTTTTTTGACCGTTCTCGTTAAGGGGGACGTTGGCAGCGTCAAAGCCGCCGTCGAAGCCGGTGCCGAAGCGGCCAACAATGTTGGCGAGCTCGTCGCCTCCCACGTGATCGCGCGCCCGCACGATGACCTTCTCAAATTTTTTGAAGCATAA
- a CDS encoding NAD+ synthase, producing MKIGIAQINTTVGDLSGNKALILDAYRQLTELGAELVVFPELAVCGYPPRDLLFKSRFVSNTEATLKEIATQTTEVPAVVGFVESRPKGSKGRPYYNAAAWCSHGEVQHIARKSLLPNYDVFDEERYFEPAEGPSVIEWQGRKIGITICEDIWTHSDIPTSRRYCDDPVADLATQEIDLLLNLSASPWHEGKNEAREPLVQDAASRCKCPAVYCNAVGGNDELIFDGGSLVVDPERGLIAGLAAFDSESCLINLEKPEPYFSEKFNLKGNAATQKALVLGLRDYAHKSGFKKTLIGLSGGIDSAVVCALAVEAFGPENVTGIALPSSISSQHSRDDAAALAKNLGIEYHEVAIAESVAASEAALAPLFGDRAKDVTEENIQARTRGLLLMAMSNKLGALLLTTGNKSEISVGYCTLYGDMCGGLAAISDLPKMKVYALARHINADAGRELIPVNTIEKPPSAELRPDQKDEDSLPAYPVLDGILRLYVEEGLSRAEIVAKGYEREVVDDIVRKVDLNEYKRKQAAPGLKTTPLAFGIGRRIPIVQKYVS from the coding sequence ATGAAAATCGGCATCGCTCAAATCAATACCACCGTCGGCGACCTTTCCGGCAACAAAGCACTTATCCTCGATGCCTACCGGCAACTTACCGAACTGGGTGCCGAACTCGTCGTATTTCCAGAGCTGGCGGTTTGCGGCTATCCACCCCGAGACCTCCTCTTCAAGAGCCGGTTCGTTTCGAACACGGAGGCGACCCTGAAAGAGATTGCCACCCAGACAACAGAAGTCCCCGCCGTGGTTGGCTTTGTCGAAAGCCGTCCCAAGGGCAGCAAGGGCCGGCCCTACTACAATGCGGCGGCATGGTGTTCACATGGCGAGGTGCAACACATCGCCCGCAAGTCGTTACTGCCGAACTACGACGTCTTCGATGAAGAGCGCTATTTTGAGCCGGCCGAAGGGCCCAGTGTCATCGAGTGGCAGGGCCGGAAAATCGGCATCACCATTTGCGAAGACATTTGGACCCATAGTGACATCCCGACCAGTCGCCGTTACTGCGACGACCCGGTAGCCGATTTGGCGACTCAGGAAATCGACTTATTGCTGAACCTCTCCGCCAGCCCCTGGCACGAGGGCAAGAACGAAGCCCGTGAGCCTTTGGTCCAGGACGCAGCTTCCCGCTGCAAGTGCCCGGCCGTCTATTGTAATGCCGTTGGAGGGAATGATGAGCTGATTTTCGATGGCGGCAGTCTGGTCGTCGACCCCGAGCGCGGCCTGATTGCCGGTCTCGCCGCCTTCGACTCGGAAAGTTGTCTCATCAACCTGGAGAAGCCGGAACCTTATTTCTCCGAAAAATTCAACCTCAAGGGCAATGCCGCCACGCAAAAAGCGCTGGTTCTCGGCCTTCGTGATTACGCCCACAAAAGCGGTTTCAAGAAAACCCTCATCGGTCTCTCCGGAGGCATCGACTCGGCGGTGGTCTGCGCCCTGGCCGTTGAAGCTTTCGGACCGGAGAATGTTACGGGCATCGCGCTCCCCTCCTCCATCTCCAGCCAGCACAGTCGCGACGATGCCGCCGCACTGGCCAAGAACCTGGGCATCGAGTACCACGAAGTCGCCATTGCGGAAAGCGTTGCCGCCTCGGAAGCGGCCCTCGCCCCGCTCTTCGGCGACCGGGCCAAAGATGTGACCGAAGAGAATATTCAGGCCCGCACCCGCGGCCTGCTGCTGATGGCCATGTCGAACAAACTCGGCGCCCTGCTCCTCACCACCGGCAACAAGAGCGAGATCTCCGTCGGCTACTGCACGCTCTATGGCGACATGTGCGGTGGACTCGCCGCAATCTCGGACCTGCCGAAGATGAAAGTTTACGCCCTCGCCCGGCACATCAATGCCGATGCCGGTCGCGAACTCATTCCGGTCAACACCATCGAAAAGCCCCCCTCCGCCGAACTTCGGCCCGACCAGAAAGATGAAGACTCGCTCCCCGCTTATCCCGTCCTGGACGGCATCCTGCGGCTTTATGTCGAAGAAGGCCTCTCCCGCGCCGAGATCGTGGCGAAAGGTTACGAGCGGGAAGTCGTCGACGACATCGTGCGGAAGGTCGATCTGAACGAATACAAGCGCAAGCAGGCCGCCCCGGGACTCAAAACCACCCCGCTCGCCTTCGGTATCGGACGACGGATCCCGATCGTCCAGAAATATGTGAGTTGA
- a CDS encoding malate dehydrogenase, with amino-acid sequence MKKNPPIRVAVTGAAGNIGYALLFRIASGQMFGPDQPVALNLIEIEPGMDALKGVAMELDDCAFPLLTEVVQTSDLSEGFKDVDWALLVGSVPRKQGMERADLLGINGKVFVGQGKAINDHAKKSVRVVVVGNPCNTNCLIAMKSAPDIPDEQFFAMTRLDENRAKTQLAQKAGVPVQEVTELCVWGNHSPTMFPDFYNTKISRQKATDVITDEDWLKNTFVPTVGKRGAAIIAARGASSAASAANAVVDTVCDLNTPTRGGFHSVCVLSKGEYDTPAGIITSLPIKVDAVGNWRVVEGIQLNDYAKAQIKASNDELLEERKVAFGQLGLSV; translated from the coding sequence ATGAAAAAAAATCCCCCCATACGAGTCGCAGTCACCGGTGCTGCCGGTAACATTGGATATGCCCTTCTTTTTCGCATCGCTTCCGGACAGATGTTCGGGCCGGACCAGCCGGTGGCGCTGAATTTGATCGAGATCGAGCCGGGTATGGACGCGCTCAAGGGCGTGGCCATGGAGCTGGATGACTGTGCCTTCCCGCTGCTGACCGAGGTCGTGCAGACTTCCGACCTCAGTGAAGGTTTCAAGGATGTCGACTGGGCGCTGCTTGTCGGTTCGGTGCCGCGCAAGCAGGGGATGGAGCGTGCCGATCTGCTTGGCATCAATGGCAAGGTCTTTGTCGGGCAGGGCAAGGCCATCAACGACCACGCGAAGAAGAGCGTACGCGTCGTGGTGGTGGGCAACCCCTGCAATACCAACTGCCTGATCGCGATGAAGAGCGCGCCGGATATCCCCGACGAGCAGTTCTTCGCCATGACCCGTCTGGACGAGAACCGGGCCAAGACTCAACTGGCCCAGAAAGCCGGGGTGCCGGTGCAGGAAGTGACCGAGCTCTGCGTCTGGGGCAATCACAGCCCGACCATGTTCCCGGATTTCTACAATACGAAGATTTCCCGGCAAAAGGCCACCGATGTCATTACCGACGAGGACTGGCTTAAAAATACTTTCGTTCCGACTGTGGGCAAGCGCGGCGCCGCCATCATTGCGGCCCGTGGTGCTTCTTCGGCTGCGTCCGCCGCCAATGCGGTTGTGGATACGGTATGTGATTTGAACACGCCGACGCGCGGTGGCTTCCACAGTGTCTGCGTCCTCTCCAAGGGCGAGTATGACACCCCGGCCGGCATCATTACCTCGCTGCCGATCAAAGTGGACGCTGTGGGCAACTGGCGGGTGGTCGAAGGGATTCAACTCAACGACTACGCCAAAGCGCAGATCAAGGCCTCCAATGATGAACTGCTGGAGGAGCGCAAGGTCGCCTTCGGGCAGCTTGGGTTGAGCGTTTAA